The sequence below is a genomic window from Acaryochloris thomasi RCC1774.
CTTATCGAGTAGTCTGTTTCCTCAGCTCAGCATTCAGAATCAAGATTGGGATGACATTACCCAAAGGTGCACCATGCTCAAAATACGTCTTCAACATTGTGAAAATTCACCTTGAGTCACAGGTCAATCTCTTTCAAGATCCGTTGTTTGAGAACATCTTTCATGACCAGATCAATCCTGGTGTCATCAATTTAGTTGCTTTTGAACGAGTGAGTTTAGAAATGATAACTTAATGAGTCATGAAGCAGACTGCGATCTTCTAGTTCTATATTCCTCAATAGTTTGATAGTCTCCTGTTTCGTAGGCATGACGGGCATCGGAGACTTCTGCCACCACATCTGGTTCGTTCTCCATCGCTTCTTCTTCGGCTTCAAATACTTGGTCTTTGAGAATATCGTTTGTCATTCCACCCTAGGCGGTAGCAGCATGTGGCTTTCTATCGATTCATTGCGGAGAAGAGTTATGCAGACCTAGACTAAATAAGTAGGTTAGCCACTGACTCTCTTATGAACTACCGTGACATCATCACTATTGAGCCAGACAAACGAGGTGGAAAACCCTGTATCCGTCGGATGCGAATTACTGTCTACGATGTCCTGGGGTGGCTGGCCACAGGTATGTCGCAAGCTGAAATCATTGATGATTTCCCTGAGTTGACAGAGACAGATATTAGAGCCTGCCTAGAGTTTGCA
It includes:
- a CDS encoding DUF433 domain-containing protein, whose translation is MNYRDIITIEPDKRGGKPCIRRMRITVYDVLGWLATGMSQAEIIDDFPELTETDIRACLEFAADRDHRVVASVSAA